The Salvia miltiorrhiza cultivar Shanhuang (shh) chromosome 1, IMPLAD_Smil_shh, whole genome shotgun sequence genome has a window encoding:
- the LOC131023120 gene encoding DExH-box ATP-dependent RNA helicase DExH18, mitochondrial-like isoform X2 encodes MARGTAKRLLSLYSCKTRNLYAVRNSVSGRFVHHSRPALVHSVAALQIPNHLQLPQRELIEFTKFGVFPYFRGHCFCSLSENEKLTLDSSKIVENQVEANDIDEEERMFESENECVSLEEKKTNFVEIALRDPLEIYKELKEAPDSKMQSRSDWDTVSEICRCFCQSGWASNQALAVYIGASFFPLAGRKFGSFFKKKCSNDLVKYLVSLGPGDQADRFLFPIFVEFCMEEFPDEIKRFRGMVESADMTRPHTWFPFARAMKRKIIYHCGPTNSGKTYNALQRFMEAKKGVYCSPLRLLAMEVFDRVNASGVYCSLVTGQEKKEFPFSNHVACTVEMVSTDELYEVAVIDEIQMIADPCRGYAWTRALLGLKADEVHLCGDPSVLDVVRKICSDTGDELVEQRYERFKPLVVEAKTLEGDLKNVRSGDCIVAFSRKEIFEVKLAIEKYTKHRCCVIYGALPPETRRHQASLFNEQDNEFDVLVASDAVGMGLNLNIRRVVFYNLCKYNGDKMVPVPASQVKQIAGRAGRRGSRYPDGLTTTLHLEDLEYLIECLQKPFDEVKRVGLYPFFEQVELFAAQLPDLKFPKLLEKFSENCRLDGCYFLAQNLHIRKIANMLERIQGLSLGDRFYFCFAPVNIRDPKAMYHLMKFAHSYAQALPVNIAMGMPKCAARNDAELLDLETRHQVVSMYLWLSNHFEEEQFPYIKKAESMATDIAELLGESLLRACWKPESRGALKSKSQQKQDGGAQTLKAQEKEDGYQRPMSIIKLREQNCKVGTAVE; translated from the exons ATGGCAAGAGGTACGGCGAAACGCCTCCTTTCTCTTTATTCCTGCAAGACTAGGAATTTGTATGCGGTGAGGAATTCAGTTTCAGGTCGTTTCGTCCATCATTCTCGCCCTGCCCTAGTTCATAGTGTTGCTGCGCTGCAAATTCCTAACCATTTACAGCTGCCGCAGCGCGAGCTCATTGAATTCACGAAGTTTGGTGTTTTCCCCTATTTTCGTGGACATTGCTTTTGCTCCTTGTCAGAAAATGAGAAGCTTACCCTTGATTCATCTAAAATTGTTGAAAATCAAGTCGAAGCGAATGATattgatgaagaagaaagaatgTTTGAGTCTGAAAATGAATGCGTGAGCTTGGAGGAAAAGAAGACAAATTTTGTCGAGATAGCGCTTAGGGATCCCTTGGAAATATATAAAGAGCTTAAAGAAGCCCCAGATTCTAAGATGCAGTCCCGCAGTGATTGGGATACTGTGAGTGAGATTTGTAGGTGTTTTTGTCAGTCCGGTTGGGCTTCGAATCAGGCTCTAGCCGTTTATATTGGTGCCTCATTTTTCCCCCTTGCTGGGAGAAAGTTTGGCAGTTTTTTCAAGAAGAAATGTAGCAATGATTTAGTTAAGTACTTGGTATCCCTCGGCCCTGGTGATCAAGCTGATAGGTTTTTGTTCCCAATTTTCGTTGAGTTTTGCATGGAAGAGTTTCCTGATGAAATTAAGAGGTTTAGGGGAATGGTGGAGTCTGCAGACATGACTCGGCCGCACACTTGGTTCCCCTTTGCTAGGGCAATGAAGCGGAAGATTATTTATCACTGTGGTCCGACTAACAGTGGCAAAACATATAATGCACTGCAAAGGTTTATGGAGGCAAAGAAAGGTGTGTATTGTAGTCCTCTTAGGTTGTTAGCCATGGAGGTTTTTGATAGGGTGAATGCATCAGGGGTTTATTGTAGTCTAGTCACGGGACAGGAGAAGAAGGAATTTCCTTTCTCGAATCATGTTGCTTGCACTGTTGAGATGGTATCAACAGACGAGCTATATGAAGTGGCTGTTATTGATGAGATTCAGATGATAGCTGATCCTTGCCGAGGTTATGCTTGGACTAGAGCATTGCTTGGCCTGAAGGCTGACGAGGTCCATTTATGTGGCGATCCTAGTGTTCTGGATGTGGTTCGGAAGATTTGTTCAGATACTGGAGATGAACTTGTGGAACAGCGCTATGAGAGATTTAAGCCTCTTGTGGTTGAGGCAAAGACCCTCGAAGGAGATTTGAAAAATGTGAGGTCAGGAGACTGTATTGTTGCATTCTCGAGGAAAGAAATATTTGAGGTTAAATTAGCAATTGAGAAGTATACAAAACACCGTTGTTGTGTAATCTATGGTGCCTTGCCACCAGAGACTCGTCGCCACCAAGCTTCTCTGTTTAATGAGCAAGATAATGAATTTGACGTCTTGGTAGCAAGTGATGCAGTGGGCATGGGGTTAAATTTAAATATCCGAAGGGTTGTCTTTTATAACCTCTGTAAGTACAATGGTGATAAAATGGTCCCAGTTCCAGCATCACAGGTGAAACAGATTGCTGGAAGAGCTGGTCGGAGAGGCAGTCGGTATCCTGATGGACTGACCACTACCCTTCATCTAGAAGATTTGGAATACTTGATTGAGTGCTTGCAGAAGCCTTTTGATGAGGTTAAACGAGTTGGCCTTTATCCCTTCTTCGAGCAAGTTGAGCTATTTGCAGCACAACTTCCTGATCTGAAATTTCCCAAGCTCCTTGAGAAATTTAGTGAGAACTGCCGCCTTGATGGGTGTTATTTTCTGGCCCAGAATCTGCATATAAGGAAAATAGCTAATATGCTGGAGAGGATTCAGGGTTTATCACTGGGAGACCGATTCTATTTTTGCTTTGCCCCGGTGAACATCAGGGATCCTAAAGCAATGTACCATCTGATGAAGTTTGCTCATTCATACGCTCAGGCGCTTCCGGTCAATATAGCTATGGGCATGCCCAAATGTGCTGCTCGTAATGATGCAGAGCTTTTGGACCTTGAGACTAGGCACCAAGTGGTGTCAATGTATTTATGGTTGTCTAATCACTTTGAAGAGGAACAATTTCCATATATTAAGAAGGCCGAGTCGATGGCTACAGATATTGCTGAGTTGTTGGGTGAGTCACTTCTCAGGGCATGCTGGAAACCAGAATCAAGAGGTGCACTAAAATCAAAGTCGCAACAAAAGCAAGATGGGGGTGCACAAACATTGAAGGCACAAGAGAAGGAAGATGGTTATCAGAGGCCAATGTCAATCATCAAATTACGTGAACA GAACTGTAAAGTCGGAACTGCAGTGGAGTGA
- the LOC131023120 gene encoding DExH-box ATP-dependent RNA helicase DExH18, mitochondrial-like isoform X3 produces MARGTAKRLLSLYSCKTRNLYAVRNSVSGRFVHHSRPALVHSVAALQIPNHLQLPQRELIEFTKFGVFPYFRGHCFCSLSENEKLTLDSSKIVENQVEANDIDEEERMFESENECVSLEEKKTNFVEIALRDPLEIYKELKEAPDSKMQSRSDWDTVSEICRCFCQSGWASNQALAVYIGASFFPLAGRKFGSFFKKKCSNDLVKYLVSLGPGDQADRFLFPIFVEFCMEEFPDEIKRFRGMVESADMTRPHTWFPFARAMKRKIIYHCGPTNSGKTYNALQRFMEAKKGVYCSPLRLLAMEVFDRVNASGVYCSLVTGQEKKEFPFSNHVACTVEMVSTDELYEVAVIDEIQMIADPCRGYAWTRALLGLKADEVHLCGDPSVLDVVRKICSDTGDELVEQRYERFKPLVVEAKTLEGDLKNVRSGDCIVAFSRKEIFEVKLAIEKYTKHRCCVIYGALPPETRRHQASLFNEQDNEFDVLVASDAVGMGLNLNIRRVVFYNLCKYNGDKMVPVPASQVKQIAGRAGRRGSRYPDGLTTTLHLEDLEYLIECLQKPFDEVKRVGLYPFFEQVELFAAQLPDLKFPKLLEKFSENCRLDGCYFLAQNLHIRKIANMLERIQGLSLGDRFYFCFAPVNIRDPKAMYHLMKFAHSYAQALPVNIAMGMPKCAARNDAELLDLETRHQVVSMYLWLSNHFEEEQFPYIKKAESMATDIAELLGESLLRACWKPESRGALKSKSQQKQDGGAQTLKAQEKEDGYQRPMSIIKLREHLCC; encoded by the exons ATGGCAAGAGGTACGGCGAAACGCCTCCTTTCTCTTTATTCCTGCAAGACTAGGAATTTGTATGCGGTGAGGAATTCAGTTTCAGGTCGTTTCGTCCATCATTCTCGCCCTGCCCTAGTTCATAGTGTTGCTGCGCTGCAAATTCCTAACCATTTACAGCTGCCGCAGCGCGAGCTCATTGAATTCACGAAGTTTGGTGTTTTCCCCTATTTTCGTGGACATTGCTTTTGCTCCTTGTCAGAAAATGAGAAGCTTACCCTTGATTCATCTAAAATTGTTGAAAATCAAGTCGAAGCGAATGATattgatgaagaagaaagaatgTTTGAGTCTGAAAATGAATGCGTGAGCTTGGAGGAAAAGAAGACAAATTTTGTCGAGATAGCGCTTAGGGATCCCTTGGAAATATATAAAGAGCTTAAAGAAGCCCCAGATTCTAAGATGCAGTCCCGCAGTGATTGGGATACTGTGAGTGAGATTTGTAGGTGTTTTTGTCAGTCCGGTTGGGCTTCGAATCAGGCTCTAGCCGTTTATATTGGTGCCTCATTTTTCCCCCTTGCTGGGAGAAAGTTTGGCAGTTTTTTCAAGAAGAAATGTAGCAATGATTTAGTTAAGTACTTGGTATCCCTCGGCCCTGGTGATCAAGCTGATAGGTTTTTGTTCCCAATTTTCGTTGAGTTTTGCATGGAAGAGTTTCCTGATGAAATTAAGAGGTTTAGGGGAATGGTGGAGTCTGCAGACATGACTCGGCCGCACACTTGGTTCCCCTTTGCTAGGGCAATGAAGCGGAAGATTATTTATCACTGTGGTCCGACTAACAGTGGCAAAACATATAATGCACTGCAAAGGTTTATGGAGGCAAAGAAAGGTGTGTATTGTAGTCCTCTTAGGTTGTTAGCCATGGAGGTTTTTGATAGGGTGAATGCATCAGGGGTTTATTGTAGTCTAGTCACGGGACAGGAGAAGAAGGAATTTCCTTTCTCGAATCATGTTGCTTGCACTGTTGAGATGGTATCAACAGACGAGCTATATGAAGTGGCTGTTATTGATGAGATTCAGATGATAGCTGATCCTTGCCGAGGTTATGCTTGGACTAGAGCATTGCTTGGCCTGAAGGCTGACGAGGTCCATTTATGTGGCGATCCTAGTGTTCTGGATGTGGTTCGGAAGATTTGTTCAGATACTGGAGATGAACTTGTGGAACAGCGCTATGAGAGATTTAAGCCTCTTGTGGTTGAGGCAAAGACCCTCGAAGGAGATTTGAAAAATGTGAGGTCAGGAGACTGTATTGTTGCATTCTCGAGGAAAGAAATATTTGAGGTTAAATTAGCAATTGAGAAGTATACAAAACACCGTTGTTGTGTAATCTATGGTGCCTTGCCACCAGAGACTCGTCGCCACCAAGCTTCTCTGTTTAATGAGCAAGATAATGAATTTGACGTCTTGGTAGCAAGTGATGCAGTGGGCATGGGGTTAAATTTAAATATCCGAAGGGTTGTCTTTTATAACCTCTGTAAGTACAATGGTGATAAAATGGTCCCAGTTCCAGCATCACAGGTGAAACAGATTGCTGGAAGAGCTGGTCGGAGAGGCAGTCGGTATCCTGATGGACTGACCACTACCCTTCATCTAGAAGATTTGGAATACTTGATTGAGTGCTTGCAGAAGCCTTTTGATGAGGTTAAACGAGTTGGCCTTTATCCCTTCTTCGAGCAAGTTGAGCTATTTGCAGCACAACTTCCTGATCTGAAATTTCCCAAGCTCCTTGAGAAATTTAGTGAGAACTGCCGCCTTGATGGGTGTTATTTTCTGGCCCAGAATCTGCATATAAGGAAAATAGCTAATATGCTGGAGAGGATTCAGGGTTTATCACTGGGAGACCGATTCTATTTTTGCTTTGCCCCGGTGAACATCAGGGATCCTAAAGCAATGTACCATCTGATGAAGTTTGCTCATTCATACGCTCAGGCGCTTCCGGTCAATATAGCTATGGGCATGCCCAAATGTGCTGCTCGTAATGATGCAGAGCTTTTGGACCTTGAGACTAGGCACCAAGTGGTGTCAATGTATTTATGGTTGTCTAATCACTTTGAAGAGGAACAATTTCCATATATTAAGAAGGCCGAGTCGATGGCTACAGATATTGCTGAGTTGTTGGGTGAGTCACTTCTCAGGGCATGCTGGAAACCAGAATCAAGAGGTGCACTAAAATCAAAGTCGCAACAAAAGCAAGATGGGGGTGCACAAACATTGAAGGCACAAGAGAAGGAAGATGGTTATCAGAGGCCAATGTCAATCATCAAATTACGTGAACA CCTCTGCTGTTAG
- the LOC131023120 gene encoding DExH-box ATP-dependent RNA helicase DExH18, mitochondrial-like isoform X1, whose product MARGTAKRLLSLYSCKTRNLYAVRNSVSGRFVHHSRPALVHSVAALQIPNHLQLPQRELIEFTKFGVFPYFRGHCFCSLSENEKLTLDSSKIVENQVEANDIDEEERMFESENECVSLEEKKTNFVEIALRDPLEIYKELKEAPDSKMQSRSDWDTVSEICRCFCQSGWASNQALAVYIGASFFPLAGRKFGSFFKKKCSNDLVKYLVSLGPGDQADRFLFPIFVEFCMEEFPDEIKRFRGMVESADMTRPHTWFPFARAMKRKIIYHCGPTNSGKTYNALQRFMEAKKGVYCSPLRLLAMEVFDRVNASGVYCSLVTGQEKKEFPFSNHVACTVEMVSTDELYEVAVIDEIQMIADPCRGYAWTRALLGLKADEVHLCGDPSVLDVVRKICSDTGDELVEQRYERFKPLVVEAKTLEGDLKNVRSGDCIVAFSRKEIFEVKLAIEKYTKHRCCVIYGALPPETRRHQASLFNEQDNEFDVLVASDAVGMGLNLNIRRVVFYNLCKYNGDKMVPVPASQVKQIAGRAGRRGSRYPDGLTTTLHLEDLEYLIECLQKPFDEVKRVGLYPFFEQVELFAAQLPDLKFPKLLEKFSENCRLDGCYFLAQNLHIRKIANMLERIQGLSLGDRFYFCFAPVNIRDPKAMYHLMKFAHSYAQALPVNIAMGMPKCAARNDAELLDLETRHQVVSMYLWLSNHFEEEQFPYIKKAESMATDIAELLGESLLRACWKPESRGALKSKSQQKQDGGAQTLKAQEKEDGYQRPMSIIKLREQNRRENSQTMQKPEKATA is encoded by the exons ATGGCAAGAGGTACGGCGAAACGCCTCCTTTCTCTTTATTCCTGCAAGACTAGGAATTTGTATGCGGTGAGGAATTCAGTTTCAGGTCGTTTCGTCCATCATTCTCGCCCTGCCCTAGTTCATAGTGTTGCTGCGCTGCAAATTCCTAACCATTTACAGCTGCCGCAGCGCGAGCTCATTGAATTCACGAAGTTTGGTGTTTTCCCCTATTTTCGTGGACATTGCTTTTGCTCCTTGTCAGAAAATGAGAAGCTTACCCTTGATTCATCTAAAATTGTTGAAAATCAAGTCGAAGCGAATGATattgatgaagaagaaagaatgTTTGAGTCTGAAAATGAATGCGTGAGCTTGGAGGAAAAGAAGACAAATTTTGTCGAGATAGCGCTTAGGGATCCCTTGGAAATATATAAAGAGCTTAAAGAAGCCCCAGATTCTAAGATGCAGTCCCGCAGTGATTGGGATACTGTGAGTGAGATTTGTAGGTGTTTTTGTCAGTCCGGTTGGGCTTCGAATCAGGCTCTAGCCGTTTATATTGGTGCCTCATTTTTCCCCCTTGCTGGGAGAAAGTTTGGCAGTTTTTTCAAGAAGAAATGTAGCAATGATTTAGTTAAGTACTTGGTATCCCTCGGCCCTGGTGATCAAGCTGATAGGTTTTTGTTCCCAATTTTCGTTGAGTTTTGCATGGAAGAGTTTCCTGATGAAATTAAGAGGTTTAGGGGAATGGTGGAGTCTGCAGACATGACTCGGCCGCACACTTGGTTCCCCTTTGCTAGGGCAATGAAGCGGAAGATTATTTATCACTGTGGTCCGACTAACAGTGGCAAAACATATAATGCACTGCAAAGGTTTATGGAGGCAAAGAAAGGTGTGTATTGTAGTCCTCTTAGGTTGTTAGCCATGGAGGTTTTTGATAGGGTGAATGCATCAGGGGTTTATTGTAGTCTAGTCACGGGACAGGAGAAGAAGGAATTTCCTTTCTCGAATCATGTTGCTTGCACTGTTGAGATGGTATCAACAGACGAGCTATATGAAGTGGCTGTTATTGATGAGATTCAGATGATAGCTGATCCTTGCCGAGGTTATGCTTGGACTAGAGCATTGCTTGGCCTGAAGGCTGACGAGGTCCATTTATGTGGCGATCCTAGTGTTCTGGATGTGGTTCGGAAGATTTGTTCAGATACTGGAGATGAACTTGTGGAACAGCGCTATGAGAGATTTAAGCCTCTTGTGGTTGAGGCAAAGACCCTCGAAGGAGATTTGAAAAATGTGAGGTCAGGAGACTGTATTGTTGCATTCTCGAGGAAAGAAATATTTGAGGTTAAATTAGCAATTGAGAAGTATACAAAACACCGTTGTTGTGTAATCTATGGTGCCTTGCCACCAGAGACTCGTCGCCACCAAGCTTCTCTGTTTAATGAGCAAGATAATGAATTTGACGTCTTGGTAGCAAGTGATGCAGTGGGCATGGGGTTAAATTTAAATATCCGAAGGGTTGTCTTTTATAACCTCTGTAAGTACAATGGTGATAAAATGGTCCCAGTTCCAGCATCACAGGTGAAACAGATTGCTGGAAGAGCTGGTCGGAGAGGCAGTCGGTATCCTGATGGACTGACCACTACCCTTCATCTAGAAGATTTGGAATACTTGATTGAGTGCTTGCAGAAGCCTTTTGATGAGGTTAAACGAGTTGGCCTTTATCCCTTCTTCGAGCAAGTTGAGCTATTTGCAGCACAACTTCCTGATCTGAAATTTCCCAAGCTCCTTGAGAAATTTAGTGAGAACTGCCGCCTTGATGGGTGTTATTTTCTGGCCCAGAATCTGCATATAAGGAAAATAGCTAATATGCTGGAGAGGATTCAGGGTTTATCACTGGGAGACCGATTCTATTTTTGCTTTGCCCCGGTGAACATCAGGGATCCTAAAGCAATGTACCATCTGATGAAGTTTGCTCATTCATACGCTCAGGCGCTTCCGGTCAATATAGCTATGGGCATGCCCAAATGTGCTGCTCGTAATGATGCAGAGCTTTTGGACCTTGAGACTAGGCACCAAGTGGTGTCAATGTATTTATGGTTGTCTAATCACTTTGAAGAGGAACAATTTCCATATATTAAGAAGGCCGAGTCGATGGCTACAGATATTGCTGAGTTGTTGGGTGAGTCACTTCTCAGGGCATGCTGGAAACCAGAATCAAGAGGTGCACTAAAATCAAAGTCGCAACAAAAGCAAGATGGGGGTGCACAAACATTGAAGGCACAAGAGAAGGAAGATGGTTATCAGAGGCCAATGTCAATCATCAAATTACGTGAACA AAATAGGCGAGAGAATTCTCAGACTATGCAGAAACCGGAGAAAGCAACTGCCTAA
- the LOC131023154 gene encoding probable purine permease 4, translating to MAEPPPPPPPNFATAASQEDKTTLMNIQTNSSPTTDDDEHDHLHEPNPNQQNSPKSSKRYTLLLTINCAVLIAGSVAATLITKFYFIHHGSSRWVSTWVQTAGFPLLLPPILLLRGRRLFSGFTPRLTLLSLAVGVFLGVSNLLFSWGTSYLPVSTSSLLLSSQLAFNLILSAAIAKQKVTFNNINCVILLTLSSILLALSSSGDRPAALTRRRYLIGFFSTLGAGISFAVYLPVMEVIYREVRCYAMVVEMQLLMGLSATAFATAGMAADGGFTDLKSESTAGFDRGPAAYWWTIWGAAVAWQMSFLGTAGMVFLTTSLTGGVCMTALLAVNVAGGVVVYGDEFGGVKAVATVLCVWGFCSYLYGIYAKSKERNRRGRSVEMNEIMV from the coding sequence ATGGCAGagccgccaccaccgccgcctcccaACTTCGCCACCGCCGCAAGCCAAGAAGATAAAACAACGTTAATGAACATCCAAACCAACTCTTCACCAACAACTGATGACGATGAACATGATCATCTGCATGAACCAAACCCTAATCAACAAAACTCCCCCAAATCAAGCAAGCGCTACACTCTCCTCCTCACCATCAACTGCGCCGTCCTCATCGCCGGCTCCGTCGCCGCAACCCTAATCACCAAATTCTACTTCATCCACCACGGCTCGAGCCGCTGGGTCTCCACGTGGGTCCAGACCGCCGGCTTCCCGCTCCTCCTCCCTCCCATCCTCCTCCTCCGTGGCCGCCGCCTCTTCTCCGGCTTCACGCCACGGCTGACGCTGCTCTCCCTCGCCGTCGGCGTCTTCCTCGGCGTGAGTAACCTCCTCTTCTCCTGGGGCACCTCCTACCTCCCCGTCTCGACGTCGTCGCTCCTCCTCTCCTCGCAGCTGGCATTCAATTTGATCCTCTCCGCCGCGATCGCGAAGCAGAAGGTCACATTCAACAATATCAATTGCGTGATTCTCCTCACGCTGAGCTCGATTTTGCTCGCATTGAGCTCGAGCGGCGATCGGCCGGCGGCTCTGACGCGCCGCCGCTACCTGATCGGGTTCTTCTCAACCCTAGGCGCGGGGATCTCCTTCGCCGTCTATCTGCCGGTGATGGAGGTGATCTACCGCGAGGTGCGGTGCTACGCGATGGTGGTGGAGATGCAGCTGCTGATGGGGCTCTCGGCCACGGCGTTCGCCACGGCGGGGATGGCGGCGGACGGCGGGTTCACGGATTTGAAATCCGAGAGCACGGCGGGGTTCGATCGCGGCCCGGCGGCGTATTGGTGGACGATTTGGGGGGCCGCTGTGGCGTGGCAGATGTCGTTCCTGGGGACCGCGGGGATGGTGTTCCTGACGACGTCGCTGACGGGCGGGGTGTGCATGACGGCGCTGCTGGCGGTGAACGTGGCCGGAGGAGTGGTGGTGTACGGCGACGAGTTCGGCGGCGTGAAGGCGGTGGCGACGGTGTTGTGTGTGTGGGGTTTCTGTTCCTATCTGTACGGGATTTATGCGAAGAGCAAGGAACGGAACCGGAGAGGCCGCTCCGTTGAGATGAATGAGATTATGGTGTAG